TTTTTGAAGAAGATCGAGTGGTCTTGGAGCCATATATTGAGCTTGATTTGCCTGAACCTAAAGAAGTTAAAAAATACGATTTTGAAGGCATCACCGTTGATAACCAGGGGAATTTTTATCTTGCCAGTGAATCAACTTTTCGCATATTAAAAGTGAGTCCGGATGGCCAAGAAATGGATTGGATAACTCCAAGTTTGGAATATTTTGGAAAGGAAAAAGGCTTATTCAAAAAAAATAACGCCAATTTTGAAGGATTAACATTTATCGATGATCATCAATTCATCCTCTGTGCCGAGCGTGAGCCAAGGGGGTTTATCCAAGTGAATACTGAGAAAATACCGGATGAGATCTATGTAACTGTAAATAATAGATCAAGTCGAAAATGGCCTAAAAAACGTCCGCTCGATTATACCGGTTTACATTTTACCGGTAATTCATTATTTGTATTAGAAAGAGGCGCCAGCACAATTTGTGAAATCGTTGTGGAAAAAGGTACAGTATTAGAAAAAAGTGTTTGGTCTTATGCGAAAATTGAAACAAGCA
This window of the candidate division KSB1 bacterium genome carries:
- a CDS encoding esterase-like activity of phytase family protein; this translates as MINYSFLLFGLFCALASPACSQNKVKHLKLIKALPVDWIEQVEPSGLTKFNDVLFTISDDHDIIFKIIFEEDRVVLEPYIELDLPEPKEVKKYDFEGITVDNQGNFYLASESTFRILKVSPDGQEMDWITPSLEYFGKEKGLFKKNNANFEGLTFIDDHQFILCAEREPRGFIQVNTEKIPDEIYVTVNNRSSRKWPKKRPLDYTGLHFTGNSLFVLERGASTICEIVVEKGTVLEKSVWSYAKIETSKALKYKNMKYGRGEGLYIDENNVYVILDNNGDKRKYDSSDRRPLLLIMERPK